One part of the Vanessa atalanta chromosome 4, ilVanAtal1.2, whole genome shotgun sequence genome encodes these proteins:
- the LOC125077618 gene encoding alkylated DNA repair protein alkB homolog 8 isoform X1: protein MDEAKKTERKRKRFAARLKISKGIICSEGSEPNIVLCNVGQATGFEKQDVVKMLNILPSVKLKNFIAEKGESHCFIVFHSSENAKLFYDAYNGKERAGNVPIYMNYVKNVPNSEVVCTSNNPEGLHLLTDFISETEERAFLQLFDWIDESNLKNRQVKHFGYEFRYGSNDVDLSSPLSENIPEECNILWERLSSYGIEFRIPDQLTVNKYSPGQGIPSHVDRHSPFDDTILSLSLGSSVVMDWKHHTGKYFPLVVPARSLLVMQGEARYDWQHGIQPRTWDPVIEIRNSIASEQVRVLTNDTVMRQMRISLTCRKTRQGKCECGYKMLCDNNKSDIIEDEVASKLEELHVHQVYEQIAGHFSSTRHKPWPKVVEFLKNTPPGSIVLDLGAGNGKNVLKRNDILQIAGERSSGLLDECRRQSRGVAGADCVRLDLLGAGLRARIADVVICVAVIHHFSNQARRLQAVSTITNLLRPGGRALITVWAKDQTKSNYLCKDKENLDASVHSTVGGLNLPIHENRTQFKHNDLLVPWKLRNVKEKKIENESSTTLLRYYHVFEEGELDKLCDLPDLVVEKSFYEEGNWCVICKKV, encoded by the exons atggacgAAGCAAAAAAAACTGAAAGGAAAAGAAAAAGATTTGCTGCACGCCTAAAAATTTCTAAAGGAATAATATGTTCCGAAGGTTCTGAAcca aaTATAGTTTTATGTAATGTGGGCCAAGCAACTGGCTTTGAAAAACAAGATGTTGTTAAGATGTTAAATATACTACCAAGTGTAAAACTGAAGAACTTTATAGCGGAAAAAGGAGAATCGCATTGTTTCATAGTTTTCCATAGTTCAGAAAATGCGAAACTTTTCTATGATGCCTACAATGGAAAAGAAAGAGCAGGCAATGTaccaatttatatgaattatgttAAGAATG tGCCAAACTCTGAAGTTGTATGTACGTCAAACAATCCCGAGGGATTACATTTGTTAACAGATTTCATATCAGAAACAGAGGAGAGAGCATTTTTGCAACTCTTTGACTGGATTGATGAGTCAAATCTGAAGAATAGACAAGTAAAACATTTTGGCTATGAATTTAGATATGGAAGTAATGATGTTGACTTGAGTTCACCTTTGTCTGAGAATATACCAGAGGAATGTAACATTCTATGGGAAAGGCTAAGCAGTTATGgaattgaatttagaatacCTGATCAACTGACAGTCAATAAGTATAGTCCTGGGCAAG GGATACCGTCCCATGTTGACAGACATAGTCCATTTGATGATACAATACTGTCATTATCTTTGGGTTCTTCTGTGGTCATGGATTGGAAGCATCATACTGGCAAATATTTTCCACTTGTAGTCCCAGCTAGATCACTATTAGTGATGCAAGGGGAGGCAAG ATATGACTGGCAACACGGTATTCAACCAAGAACATGGGACCCCGTTATTGAAATTCGTAATTCAATTGCATCAGAACAAGTCAGAGTTCTAACAAATGACACAGTAATGAGACAAATGAGGATATCCTTAACTTGTCGTAAAACTAGACAGGGTAAATGTGAATGTGGATACAAAATGCTCTGTGATAATAATAAGTCAGATATTATTGAAGATGAAGTAGCTTCAAAGTTAGAAGAACTTCATGTGCACCAG GTATATGAACAAATAGCTGGTCATTTCAGTTCGACACGACACAAGCCTTGGCCAAAAGTGGTGGAATTTCTCAAAAATACACCACCTGGCTCCATTGTCCTGGATCTAGGAGCTGGAAATGGCAAAAATGTACTCAAGCGTAATGATATTTTGCAA ATAGCGGGCGAGCGCAGCAGTGGGCTGCTGGACGAGTGCCGGCGCCAGTCGCGCGGCGTGGCGGGCGCGGACTGCGTGCGCCTCGACCTGCTCGGCGCCGGCCTGCGCGCGCGCATAGCCGACGTCGTCATCTGCGTCGCGGTTATACACCACTTCAGCAACCAG GCAAGAAGACTGCAGGCTGTATCCACGATAACTAATCTGCTACGTCCCGGAGGTCGCGCTCTAATAACAGTTTGGGCGAAAGATCAAACAAAGTCAAACTATCTTTGTAAGGATAAAGAAAATCTTGATGCAAGCGTACATTCAACAGTCGGAGGCCTCAATCTACCGATACATGAAAACCGAACACAGTTTAAACACAACGATCTTCTCGTCCCGTGGAAGTTAAGAAACGTCAAGgagaaaaaaattgaaaacgaATCCAGTACAACCTTGCTACGGTACTATCACGTTTTCGAAGAAGGCGAATTGGATAAATTGTGTGATTTACCTGATTTAGTCgttgaaaaaagtttttatgaggAAGGTAACTGGTGTGTAATATgtaaaaaggtttaa
- the LOC125077618 gene encoding alkylated DNA repair protein alkB homolog 8 isoform X2 — protein MLNILPSVKLKNFIAEKGESHCFIVFHSSENAKLFYDAYNGKERAGNVPIYMNYVKNVPNSEVVCTSNNPEGLHLLTDFISETEERAFLQLFDWIDESNLKNRQVKHFGYEFRYGSNDVDLSSPLSENIPEECNILWERLSSYGIEFRIPDQLTVNKYSPGQGIPSHVDRHSPFDDTILSLSLGSSVVMDWKHHTGKYFPLVVPARSLLVMQGEARYDWQHGIQPRTWDPVIEIRNSIASEQVRVLTNDTVMRQMRISLTCRKTRQGKCECGYKMLCDNNKSDIIEDEVASKLEELHVHQVYEQIAGHFSSTRHKPWPKVVEFLKNTPPGSIVLDLGAGNGKNVLKRNDILQIAGERSSGLLDECRRQSRGVAGADCVRLDLLGAGLRARIADVVICVAVIHHFSNQARRLQAVSTITNLLRPGGRALITVWAKDQTKSNYLCKDKENLDASVHSTVGGLNLPIHENRTQFKHNDLLVPWKLRNVKEKKIENESSTTLLRYYHVFEEGELDKLCDLPDLVVEKSFYEEGNWCVICKKV, from the exons ATGTTAAATATACTACCAAGTGTAAAACTGAAGAACTTTATAGCGGAAAAAGGAGAATCGCATTGTTTCATAGTTTTCCATAGTTCAGAAAATGCGAAACTTTTCTATGATGCCTACAATGGAAAAGAAAGAGCAGGCAATGTaccaatttatatgaattatgttAAGAATG tGCCAAACTCTGAAGTTGTATGTACGTCAAACAATCCCGAGGGATTACATTTGTTAACAGATTTCATATCAGAAACAGAGGAGAGAGCATTTTTGCAACTCTTTGACTGGATTGATGAGTCAAATCTGAAGAATAGACAAGTAAAACATTTTGGCTATGAATTTAGATATGGAAGTAATGATGTTGACTTGAGTTCACCTTTGTCTGAGAATATACCAGAGGAATGTAACATTCTATGGGAAAGGCTAAGCAGTTATGgaattgaatttagaatacCTGATCAACTGACAGTCAATAAGTATAGTCCTGGGCAAG GGATACCGTCCCATGTTGACAGACATAGTCCATTTGATGATACAATACTGTCATTATCTTTGGGTTCTTCTGTGGTCATGGATTGGAAGCATCATACTGGCAAATATTTTCCACTTGTAGTCCCAGCTAGATCACTATTAGTGATGCAAGGGGAGGCAAG ATATGACTGGCAACACGGTATTCAACCAAGAACATGGGACCCCGTTATTGAAATTCGTAATTCAATTGCATCAGAACAAGTCAGAGTTCTAACAAATGACACAGTAATGAGACAAATGAGGATATCCTTAACTTGTCGTAAAACTAGACAGGGTAAATGTGAATGTGGATACAAAATGCTCTGTGATAATAATAAGTCAGATATTATTGAAGATGAAGTAGCTTCAAAGTTAGAAGAACTTCATGTGCACCAG GTATATGAACAAATAGCTGGTCATTTCAGTTCGACACGACACAAGCCTTGGCCAAAAGTGGTGGAATTTCTCAAAAATACACCACCTGGCTCCATTGTCCTGGATCTAGGAGCTGGAAATGGCAAAAATGTACTCAAGCGTAATGATATTTTGCAA ATAGCGGGCGAGCGCAGCAGTGGGCTGCTGGACGAGTGCCGGCGCCAGTCGCGCGGCGTGGCGGGCGCGGACTGCGTGCGCCTCGACCTGCTCGGCGCCGGCCTGCGCGCGCGCATAGCCGACGTCGTCATCTGCGTCGCGGTTATACACCACTTCAGCAACCAG GCAAGAAGACTGCAGGCTGTATCCACGATAACTAATCTGCTACGTCCCGGAGGTCGCGCTCTAATAACAGTTTGGGCGAAAGATCAAACAAAGTCAAACTATCTTTGTAAGGATAAAGAAAATCTTGATGCAAGCGTACATTCAACAGTCGGAGGCCTCAATCTACCGATACATGAAAACCGAACACAGTTTAAACACAACGATCTTCTCGTCCCGTGGAAGTTAAGAAACGTCAAGgagaaaaaaattgaaaacgaATCCAGTACAACCTTGCTACGGTACTATCACGTTTTCGAAGAAGGCGAATTGGATAAATTGTGTGATTTACCTGATTTAGTCgttgaaaaaagtttttatgaggAAGGTAACTGGTGTGTAATATgtaaaaaggtttaa
- the LOC125077689 gene encoding TBC1 domain family member 19 — protein sequence MENIKEETIHHTAMKLAEEIKNLSIYKSFYSDVQKLVSSPSVKKEDFKQTLQQAMKEKGLDTKLRNTVFHWVRTQSKQNKLDPLTSLSKASAQWEKRIHKSLNSMCSDLETSLAKIRSQSEQEELADKWNELSTYSLDLSKYRPVYAPKDFLDVLLTLSGYVPFTKEDEPKWEFAHLPLQVKTLDQLRKIYQEWANGEPLLGVNPNMPSTVPGFATLEAERIGLGERVAVLGYAPVIQEYLKKGSPQCLRAKLWSQVLGADVKQQQIIYFNQLKKNVLEVDLMIDKLIFKDVQLTASNDDQYFVFEDLLYQVMLCFSRDGEAARAAGASALRVAVKGRHAPDCLIAFPPSGVIPFHGFTMYATPFCYLYDDPVQLYFMFRAFYMRYWHRLHYISTHPQGIVSLCLLYERLLEANEPLLWIHFRNININPIRVVFKWLMRAFSGHLPPDQLLLLWDAILGYDCLEILPLLALAILSFRKENIFQVNTLQNVDAVLADLSTISVIPLLQLALMKS from the exons aTGGAAAACATAAAAGAAGAAACAATACACCATACAGCTATGAAATTGGCGGAAGAAATCAAAAACCTTTCAATATACAAATCATTTTACAGTGATGTACAA AAACTGGTGTCATCACCAAGTGTGAAAAAGGAAGATTTTAAGCAAACTTTACAACAGGCAATGAAAGAAAAAGGTTTAGATACAAAACTAAGAAATACAGTTTTTCATTGGGTTCGAACACAGAGCAAACAAAAT aaattagatCCGTTAACATCGTTATCGAAAGCCAGTGCTCAATGGGAGAAAAGAATTCACAAATCACTAAACTCGATGTGCTCAGACTTAGAGACTTCTTTGGCTAAAATAAGATCGCAAAGCGAGCAGGAAGAACTTGCAGACAAATGGAATGAGCTCAGCACATATAGCCTgg atttatcaaaatatagacCAGTTTACGCaccaaaagattttttagatgTTTTACTAACATTATCTGGATACGTACCATTTACAAAAGA agaCGAACCGAAATGGGAATTTGCTCATCTACCTCTACAAGTCAAGACGTTAGATCAATTG CGTAAAATATACCAAGAATGGGCCAACGGAGAACCGTTACTCGGTGTAAATCCAAACATGCCTAGTACGGTTCCAGGTTTCGCGACCCTAGAAGCAGAGCGAATAGGGCTAGGTGAGAGGGTTGCAGTGTTGGGATACGCTCCTGTTATACAAGAGTACCTGAAAAAGGGCAGTCCTCAATGTTTAAGGGCTAAATTATGGTCGCAGGTGCTGGGCGCTGATGTTAAACAGCAG CAAATTATATACTTCAATCAACTAAAGAAAAATGTGTTAGAAGTGGACCTGATGATTGACAAGCTCATTTTCAAAGACGTACAGCTAACAGCCTCTAATGACGATCAGTACTTCGTGTTTGAAGATTTGCTATATCAG GTGATGCTGTGCTTCTCCCGCGACGGCGaggcggcgcgtgcggcgggCGCGAGCGCGCTGCGCGTGGCCGTCAAGGGCCGCCACGCGCCCGACTGCCTCATCGCCTTCCCGCCCAGCGGTGTCATACCCTTCCACGGGTTCACCATGTATG CAACTCCATTCTGTTATTTATATGACGACCCTGTACaactatattttatgtttcgCGCCTTTTATATGCGCTACTGGCATCGATTGCATTATATCTCTACACATCCTCAG GGAATAGTTTCTCTCTGTCTTCTGTATGAGAGATTGCTTGAAGCAAACGAACCTCTGCTTTGGATTCACTTCAGGAATATCAATATCAATCC taTTCGAGTGGTATTTAAATGGTTAATGCGAGCGTTCAGTGGACATCTCCCACCCGATCAATTGTTGCTTTTATGGGACGCGATCCTCGGTTACGACTGTTTAGAAATTCTTCCATTATTAGCTTTAGCTATACTAAGttttagaaaagaaaatatttttcaagtcAATACACTGCAAAATGTTGATGCTGTTTTAGCAGATTTATCGACCATATCTGTTATACCGTTATTACAATTAGCTTTAATGAAATCCTAG
- the LOC125077707 gene encoding protein yippee-like 5 — protein MGKIFLDHIGGTRLFSCAACDVVLTNRSELISTRFTGATGRAFLFHKVVNLVYSEVQDRVMLTGRHMVRDVSCKNCTTKLGWVYEFATEENQRYKEGRVILERALVNETEGIEEIPVNNDD, from the exons atgggtaaaatatttttggatcaTATTGGTGGAACTCGTTTGTTTTCATGTGCTGCGTGTGATGTAGTATTAACAAATCGTTCCGAATTAATCAGCACCCGATTCACTGGAGCGACAG gtCGGGCGTTTCTGTTCCACAAAGTGGTAAACCTAGTATATTCTGAAGTACAGGATAGAGTGATGCTGACTGGGAGACATATGGTTCGCGATGTTTCTTGCAAAAATTGCACAACTAAGCTCGGTTGGGTCTACGAATTTGCTACAGAAGAGAATCAGAG ATACAAAGAGGGAAGAGTAATCTTGGAACGAGCATTAGTGAATGAAACTGAAGGCATTGAAGAAATTCCAGTAAATAATGATGATTGA
- the LOC125077619 gene encoding phosphatidylinositol N-acetylglucosaminyltransferase subunit A, which translates to MNIQTEPTKNKKRQIICMASDFFFPNTGGVEEHIYNLSQCLIKRGHKVIVITHSYGDRIGVRYLTAGLKVYYLPIRVFYSQCALPTMICNIAVVRYILIRECIEIVHGHSAFSVLAHEVSIIGKLMGLKTVFTDHSLFGFADMSAVLTNKYLQMCLCECDHCICVSHTGKENTVLRAKVKAHKVSVIPNAVDAYTFTPDPSQRDPNVITIVIISRLVYRKGVDLMAAVIAALCPKYPQIRFVVGGDGPKMWLLQEVREQKGFQHCVTLLGSLKHSEVRDVLVKGDIFLNTSLTEAYCMAIVEAASCGLKVVSTKVGGIPEVLPQNMIYLTEPDVTSIVAGLEMAMKDLKDGNILCPYECNKMVRKMYSWMDITRRTEIVYNRILLNKNKPLGQQLRTYLSCGVWPFLLVISLMYLLLQLVEKVYKRKHIDIARDLEF; encoded by the exons ATGAATATTCAGACG gaaccCACCAAAAACAAGAAAAGGCAGATAATCTGCATGGCCTCCGACTTCTTTTTCCCGAATACAGGTGGGGTAGAAGAACATATCTACAATTTGTCACAATGTTTAATCAAACGTGGCCACAAAGTCATTGTAATTACTCACAGTTACGGTGACCGTATCGGCGTTAGATATTTAACTGCGGGTctcaaagtttattatttacctaTACGTGTATTTTACTCACAATGTGCACTTCCAACTATGATTTGTAATATAGCTGTAGTACGTTATATTCTTATAAGGGAATGTATTGAAATAGTACATGGTCACTCTGCTTTTAGTGTTTTAGCACACGAGGTATCTATTATAGGTAAGCTAATGGGTCTTAAAACTGTATTCACTGATCATAGCTTATTTGGTTTTGCTGATATGTCAGCAGTATTGACAAATAAGTATTTGCAAATGTGTTTATGTGAATGTGATCATTGCATCTGTGTCTCACACACTGGTAAAGAAAATACAGTTTTAAGGGCCAAAGTTAAAGCTCATAAAGTTTCTGTTATACCTAATGCGGTAGATGCCTATACTTTTACACCAGATCCAAGTCAAAGAGACCCAAATGTCATAACTATTGTTATCATTTCAAGATTAGTCTACAGAAAAGGTGTAGATTTAATGGCTGCTGTCATTGCTGCACTGTGTCCAAAATATCCTCAAATAAGGTTTGTGGTTGGAGGTGATGGTCCTAAAATGTGGTTACTACAAGAAGTAAGAGAGCAAAAAGGTTTTCAACATTGTGTCACATTACTAGGTAGTCTTAAGCATTCGGAAGTTAGAGATGTTTTAGTCAAAGGTGACATTTTTTTGAACACTTCATTGACTGAGGCATATTGTATGGCAATTGTGGAAGCAGCATCATGTGGATTAAAAGTTGTGTCTACAAAAGTAGGGGGTATTCCTGAGGTGTTACCTCAGAACATGATATACTTAACAGAACCTGATGTAACCAGTATTGTAGCTGGATTAGAAATGGCTATGAAAGATTTAAAGGATGGCAATATTTTATGCCcttatgaatgtaataaaatggtAAGAAAAATGTATAGTTGGATGGATATTACTAGAAGAACTGAAATAGTctataatagaatattattaaataaaaataaacccttAGGTCAACAATTAAGAACTTATCTCAGTTGTGGAGTATGGCCATTCCTCTTAGTTAtaagtttaatgtatttattattgcaattagTAGAAAAGGTGTATAAAAGAAAACACATTGACATAGCAAGAGATTTAGAATTTTAG